In Harpia harpyja isolate bHarHar1 chromosome Z, bHarHar1 primary haplotype, whole genome shotgun sequence, a single window of DNA contains:
- the BARX1 gene encoding homeobox protein BarH-like 1 → MQHPLELGAAHYFPAEAFPDHRSHRYRSFMIEEILTDPPDAKGAAPAGELLKFGVQALLSARPYHNHLAVLKAEPAAVFKFPLAPLGCSGLGSALLAAGSGLQGGSASPHLPLELHLRGKLEPGPPEPGSKAKKGRRSRTVFTELQLMGLEKRFEKQKYLSTPDRIDLAESLGLSQLQVKTWYQNRRMKWKKIVLQGGGLESPTKPKGRPKKNSIPSSEQLSEQERARDAEKPPESLGSPAEVSQEE, encoded by the exons ATGCAGCACCCGCTGGAGCTGGGGGCCGCGCACTACTTCCCGGCCGAAGCCTTCCCCGACCACCGCTCGCACCGCTACCGCAGCTTCATGATCGAGGAGATCCTCACCGACCCCCCGGACGCCAAAGGGGCCGCGCCGGCCGGGGAGCTGCTCAAGTTCGGGGTGCAGGCGCTGCTCTCCGCCCGGCCCTACCACAACCACCTCG CGGTGCTGAAGGCGGAGCCGGCCGCCGTGTTCAAGTTCCCGCTGGCTCCCTTGGGCTGCTCGGGGCTGGGCTCGGCGCTGCTGGCCGCCGGCTCGGGGCTGCAGGGCGGCTCCGCCTCGCCCCATCTCCCGCTGGAGCTGCACCTCCGCggcaagctggagccgggcccccCGGAGCCGGGCAGCAAGGCCAAGAAGGGGCGCCGGAGCCGCACCGTCTTCACCGAGCTGCAGCTCATGGGGCTGGAGAAGCGCTTCGAGAAGCAGAAATACCTCTCCACGCCCGACAG AATAGACCTGGCCGAATCGCTGGGGCTTAGCCAGCTCCAGGTGAAAACCTGGTACCAGAACAGGCgcatgaaatggaagaaaata GTGCTGCAGGGGGGCGGCCTGGAGTCCCCCACCAAGCCCAAGGGCCGCCCCAAGAAGAACTCCATCCCCAGCAGCGAGCAGCTCTCGGAGCAGGAGCGAGCCCGGGACGCCGAGAAGCCGCCCGAGAGCCTGGGCTCGCCGGCCGAGGTCAGCCAGGAGGAGTGA